A single Defluviitalea saccharophila DNA region contains:
- a CDS encoding alpha/beta hydrolase translates to MKKKKRKIILGGVLAIILFLVGSYFYNNITYIEKPLKEMYRAGFVEKQIELKDGTILNYGEGPDNGKTPLLLLHGQGMTWEDYAKVLPELSKYYHIYAVDYHGHGESDWNPKKYKAKVIAEDLIEFIDTEIGEKTVLSGHSSGGMIAAWMAAHAPDRILGTVIEDSPFFSTEPGRREKTYVWVYGFKLYEDFKNQDQEKDYFKYSMERSYWRKIFGDFLWNKFTKDAVAYHKKYPNEPVHLKYLPPQINRMFESATYPYDHRFGETFYDNSWFENYNQAEVLSKIKSPTVFIKAETRYDGELLVAALSDEDADRVVELLENGKRIDVDSPGHDIHYDKPEEFVKIMVDFLDEVQE, encoded by the coding sequence ATGAAAAAGAAGAAAAGAAAAATAATATTAGGTGGAGTTCTTGCAATTATTTTATTTTTGGTAGGTTCTTATTTTTATAACAATATCACATATATTGAGAAGCCTCTTAAAGAAATGTATCGTGCGGGATTTGTTGAAAAGCAAATAGAGCTAAAGGATGGCACGATTTTAAATTATGGCGAAGGACCGGACAATGGGAAAACACCCTTGCTGCTTCTTCATGGTCAAGGGATGACTTGGGAGGATTATGCAAAAGTACTGCCTGAGCTATCAAAGTATTACCATATATACGCTGTTGACTATCACGGACATGGAGAATCGGATTGGAATCCTAAGAAATATAAAGCTAAAGTAATAGCAGAAGATTTGATAGAATTTATTGATACAGAAATTGGGGAAAAAACAGTGCTATCAGGGCATTCATCAGGAGGAATGATTGCTGCATGGATGGCTGCCCATGCACCGGATCGCATACTGGGAACAGTGATTGAGGATTCTCCTTTCTTCTCAACTGAACCGGGAAGAAGAGAAAAGACCTACGTATGGGTATATGGTTTTAAACTATATGAGGATTTTAAAAATCAGGATCAAGAAAAAGATTACTTTAAATATAGCATGGAAAGAAGTTATTGGAGAAAGATTTTTGGAGATTTTCTTTGGAACAAGTTTACCAAAGATGCAGTAGCCTATCATAAAAAATATCCTAATGAGCCTGTACACCTAAAGTATCTCCCCCCTCAGATCAATAGAATGTTTGAATCAGCGACTTATCCATATGACCACAGGTTTGGAGAAACGTTTTATGATAATTCATGGTTTGAGAATTATAATCAAGCAGAAGTGTTATCAAAAATCAAAAGTCCTACCGTATTTATAAAAGCAGAGACAAGGTATGATGGAGAGTTGCTTGTAGCAGCATTATCGGATGAAGATGCTGATCGCGTGGTTGAATTACTAGAAAATGGGAAACGAATTGATGTCGATTCTCCGGGACATGATATACACTATGATAAGCCAGAAGAGTTTGTAAAAATTATGGTTGATTTTTTGGATGAAGTTCAGGAATAA
- the cas4 gene encoding CRISPR-associated protein Cas4 gives MNSLDMIWGVSFLLGISLLFLVFKKPEIQIKRPKLGVFGADIIYTDQKEKYKAPDIEYGKILYSEKYDLQGKPDYIFQKRWSKNLIPVELKSGTINEDDIRPHEGDMMQLAAYFLIIEDVYNKRPKEGRLIYSNYMFIIRNTWKLRRKTKQILAEMRDMLKTGEQNVNPSFVKCRYCICRDTVCEHYNGED, from the coding sequence ATGAATAGTTTAGATATGATATGGGGGGTATCTTTTTTACTAGGCATATCCCTTTTATTTCTGGTATTCAAAAAGCCGGAGATTCAAATTAAAAGACCGAAATTAGGGGTCTTTGGTGCGGACATTATTTATACGGACCAAAAGGAAAAGTATAAAGCTCCGGATATTGAATATGGGAAAATATTATATTCGGAAAAGTACGATCTTCAAGGGAAACCGGATTATATTTTCCAAAAAAGATGGAGCAAAAACTTGATTCCTGTTGAATTAAAAAGCGGTACAATTAATGAAGATGATATTAGGCCCCATGAAGGGGATATGATGCAGCTGGCAGCGTATTTTTTGATTATTGAAGATGTGTATAACAAAAGACCTAAAGAGGGACGACTAATCTATAGCAATTATATGTTTATTATAAGAAATACATGGAAATTAAGACGAAAAACCAAGCAAATTCTTGCTGAGATGCGAGATATGCTAAAAACTGGAGAGCAAAATGTCAATCCTTCCTTTGTAAAATGCCGATATTGTATATGTAGGGATACTGTTTGTGAACATTACAATGGAGAGGATTGA
- a CDS encoding REP-associated tyrosine transposase gives MGRKCRIEPVGAIYHVIQRGNNKKSIFENEEDKKFFMKLVKKYKEGLGYKIYGFVLMDNHYHFIIQTFHQPLHKIMHRWNSNYSKYYNYKHDGVGHVFQARYKSILVQDERYLLSLLRYIHNNPVRAGIVKNIADYKWSSDVYYRTYIQDGIVDIYLILSMLSLSVENSIKQYREYMAEIVSESKKEYENTMVLGKEAYSIMDRTEEKPNKRKSLEEILNETGAEQEKIILIKKGSKKRELTTYKLQYIKKAQELNYTLQEIGEVIGMNKSGIYNLIQRYKL, from the coding sequence ATGGGAAGAAAGTGTAGGATTGAACCAGTTGGTGCAATATATCATGTCATTCAACGAGGAAATAACAAAAAATCAATTTTTGAAAATGAAGAAGACAAAAAATTTTTTATGAAACTAGTAAAAAAATACAAAGAAGGCTTAGGCTATAAGATTTACGGATTTGTTCTAATGGACAACCATTATCATTTTATAATTCAGACATTTCATCAGCCTTTACATAAGATTATGCATAGATGGAATAGTAATTATAGCAAATATTATAATTATAAACATGATGGAGTTGGACATGTATTTCAAGCTAGATATAAATCTATATTGGTACAGGATGAAAGATATCTTTTATCATTACTTAGATATATACATAATAACCCAGTAAGAGCAGGAATAGTTAAAAATATTGCTGATTATAAATGGAGCAGCGATGTTTATTATCGAACTTATATTCAGGATGGGATTGTAGACATATATTTAATTTTAAGTATGTTATCTTTATCAGTAGAAAATAGCATAAAGCAATATAGAGAATATATGGCTGAAATAGTTAGCGAATCTAAAAAAGAATATGAAAATACTATGGTTTTAGGAAAAGAAGCCTATAGCATTATGGATAGGACAGAGGAAAAACCTAACAAAAGAAAATCGTTAGAAGAAATATTAAATGAAACAGGAGCAGAACAAGAAAAAATAATATTAATTAAAAAAGGTTCAAAAAAGAGAGAATTAACGACATATAAGCTACAATATATTAAAAAAGCGCAAGAGTTAAACTATACTTTACAAGAAATAGGAGAAGTAATTGGTATGAACAAGAGTGGCATATACAATCTTATTCAAAGGTATAAATTGTAA
- a CDS encoding dihydrofolate reductase family protein: MPSNHSRKVVLDLAVSLDGFIEGINGEIDWCIMDEEMNFAEFLNRIDTILYGRKSYELWGKYTPGNEASDEEKELWDLVNGKKKYVFSKTQTIKGNNVVTISDNIAEEINKLKKEPGKDIWLYGGANLITTFMNLELIDEYRLSIHPVILGAGKPLFTDIKQRHNLKLVDTKRYSSGVVQLCYLHQ, from the coding sequence ATGCCTAGTAATCACTCAAGAAAAGTAGTTTTAGATTTAGCAGTTTCTTTAGATGGATTTATTGAAGGCATAAATGGAGAAATTGATTGGTGTATCATGGATGAAGAAATGAACTTTGCTGAATTTTTAAATAGGATTGATACGATTTTATACGGAAGGAAGTCCTATGAGTTATGGGGTAAGTATACTCCTGGGAATGAAGCGAGTGATGAGGAAAAAGAGCTTTGGGATTTGGTGAATGGTAAGAAGAAGTATGTATTTTCAAAGACACAAACCATAAAAGGTAATAATGTGGTGACCATAAGTGATAATATCGCAGAGGAAATCAATAAATTAAAGAAAGAACCGGGAAAGGATATTTGGCTGTATGGAGGAGCTAATCTAATCACAACATTTATGAACCTAGAACTCATTGACGAGTATAGACTTTCTATCCACCCAGTTATTTTAGGTGCTGGAAAACCTTTATTTACTGATATAAAACAAAGACACAATCTCAAATTAGTTGACACGAAGAGATACTCTTCAGGCGTTGTTCAGCTCTGTTATCTTCATCAGTAG
- a CDS encoding PLP-dependent aminotransferase family protein → MLTYDFENVKEPLYEYIYKRIKSDIIAGNLKAGEKLPSKRTFASNNGISTITIQNAYDQLISEGYIFSLPKKGYYVSNIDIMSRISKEARITLDIQLPEEKVSYDIDLSNNQINPENFPFSIWAKLSREIIANRKKELMEASPTGGKLEVRTAIAEHLRSYRGMLVDPNQIVIGAGTEYLYGLLIQLLGRDKNYCIENPGYKKLVRIYKQYNIECNFADMDDKGITLDGLRQSGAEVAHISPNHHFPTGITMPASRRYEVLAWANEKSNRYIIEDDYDSEFRYNGKPIPTLFSIDACEKVIYMNTFSKSLTPTIRISYMVLPVHLANKFYEQLSFYSCTVSNFEQYTLAAFINKGFFEKHINRMRLYYTRQRKQIIETITKSKLGKKCEIIENDSGLHFLIKLHTHLSDAEMTNRLKKRGIQIKALSEYYLERDKSKPHYFIINYSNINVDKMAEACEAIYSVLNK, encoded by the coding sequence GTGCTAACATATGATTTTGAAAATGTGAAAGAACCCCTTTATGAATACATCTATAAACGTATCAAATCTGATATCATAGCCGGCAATTTGAAAGCAGGAGAAAAGCTTCCATCTAAAAGAACCTTCGCCAGTAATAATGGGATTAGCACAATTACGATTCAAAATGCGTATGACCAGTTAATTAGTGAAGGATATATATTTAGTCTGCCGAAGAAAGGATATTATGTCTCCAATATTGACATTATGTCAAGAATTTCAAAAGAAGCCAGAATTACATTGGATATTCAATTGCCAGAAGAAAAAGTATCCTATGATATTGATTTATCAAATAATCAAATCAATCCTGAAAACTTTCCTTTTTCTATTTGGGCAAAACTGTCCCGGGAAATCATAGCCAACAGGAAGAAAGAGTTAATGGAGGCATCTCCGACAGGAGGGAAACTTGAAGTCAGGACTGCGATAGCAGAGCATTTGAGATCTTATAGGGGAATGCTGGTAGATCCTAATCAAATTGTAATTGGGGCTGGAACGGAGTACTTATACGGACTATTAATTCAACTTCTGGGAAGGGATAAAAATTACTGTATAGAAAATCCAGGCTATAAGAAACTTGTCCGAATTTATAAGCAATACAATATAGAGTGTAACTTCGCAGATATGGATGACAAAGGAATTACTCTGGATGGATTGCGCCAATCAGGAGCGGAGGTGGCCCATATTAGTCCTAATCATCATTTCCCTACTGGAATAACAATGCCGGCAAGCAGAAGATATGAAGTACTGGCCTGGGCAAATGAAAAAAGCAATAGATACATTATTGAAGACGATTATGACAGCGAATTCAGATATAATGGAAAGCCTATTCCTACACTTTTCAGTATTGATGCCTGCGAAAAGGTCATTTATATGAATACATTTTCTAAATCCCTTACACCCACAATCCGTATCAGTTACATGGTATTGCCTGTACATCTTGCTAATAAATTTTATGAACAGCTGTCCTTTTATTCTTGTACGGTTTCAAACTTTGAGCAATATACGTTAGCAGCATTTATTAATAAAGGATTTTTTGAAAAACATATTAATAGAATGAGGCTTTATTATACAAGGCAAAGAAAACAGATTATAGAAACCATAACTAAAAGCAAATTAGGAAAGAAGTGCGAAATAATAGAAAACGATTCGGGATTACATTTTTTAATTAAGCTCCATACTCATTTATCAGATGCAGAAATGACAAACAGGCTAAAGAAAAGAGGCATTCAAATTAAAGCTTTATCTGAATACTATCTGGAACGGGATAAAAGTAAACCTCATTATTTTATTATCAATTATTCCAATATTAATGTGGATAAAATGGCTGAGGCTTGTGAGGCAATTTATTCTGTTTTAAATAAGTAA
- a CDS encoding LytTR family DNA-binding domain-containing protein, protein MLTIAICEDEIFQQQQLEKMIFNMGLKESINLHKFESGEELIQAYEGGERYSIIFLDMRMNELDGIQTAEIIRKWDKTCLIIIITSIMEYAIKGYSIHAYDFILKPVDKEKFSKVFRKAIKEIQVIMNKTYTIQTRDKTIVLRLANIIYIESDKKRVIIHTTEKSYVGNENITKTESILMHDGFIRISRYYLVNINHIKEIGVKTLMLTSGVELNYSDKYRDIIKKEYMKYMMGDMS, encoded by the coding sequence ATGTTAACCATAGCCATTTGTGAAGATGAAATATTTCAACAACAGCAATTAGAAAAAATGATATTTAATATGGGACTAAAAGAATCTATAAATCTTCATAAATTTGAATCTGGAGAAGAGCTTATTCAAGCTTATGAAGGTGGAGAAAGGTATTCTATTATTTTTCTTGATATGCGGATGAATGAACTTGATGGCATTCAAACCGCGGAGATTATCAGGAAATGGGATAAGACCTGCCTAATCATTATTATTACATCAATCATGGAATATGCCATTAAAGGATATAGTATTCATGCTTATGATTTTATTCTTAAACCTGTAGATAAGGAGAAATTTAGTAAAGTATTTAGAAAAGCAATAAAAGAGATACAGGTAATAATGAATAAGACGTATACTATCCAAACAAGAGACAAAACGATCGTATTAAGACTGGCAAATATTATCTACATTGAAAGTGATAAAAAACGAGTGATTATACATACAACAGAAAAATCTTATGTTGGCAATGAGAATATCACTAAAACAGAGAGTATTCTGATGCATGATGGTTTCATAAGAATCAGTCGATACTATTTAGTGAATATTAACCACATCAAGGAAATTGGTGTTAAAACACTTATGCTTACATCGGGAGTAGAACTAAATTATAGTGATAAGTATCGTGATATTATAAAAAAGGAATACATGAAGTATATGATGGGGGATATGTCATGA
- the rlmD gene encoding 23S rRNA (uracil(1939)-C(5))-methyltransferase RlmD, producing the protein MDELPISKNMHFEMTIEDIGSKGEGIGKINDFTVFVEGGLPGDKIEVRIVKVKKTYGYGKLIRIIEASPMRVTPACPHAKRCGGCQIQHFDYQAQLDFKRKKVADNIERIGKLTDVVVHPTLGMKEPFYYRNKAQFPVKMKDGKVQIGFYAQRSHDIVDIPKCYIQDPVNDEIIKIMRNYIEIYNVSVYDEENHKGLIRHILTRAGFQTKEVMVCIIINGKDIPHKDKLIAQLTKIPNMKSIVLNHNTQKTNVILGDKITTLWGQDYITDYIGDVKFEISPLSFFQVNPMQTKVLYDKALEYAQLNGDEVVWDAYCGIGTISLFLAKKAKKVYGVEIVEAAIEDARRNAKINNIDNVEFFVGKAEEVIPALYEEKGIKADVIVVDPPRKGCDEALLETMAKMEPKRIVYVSCDPGTLARDLKILSEQGYKVEEAQPVDMFAHSVHVETVVRLSRK; encoded by the coding sequence ATGGATGAATTGCCAATCAGCAAAAATATGCATTTTGAGATGACAATAGAAGATATAGGCTCAAAAGGTGAGGGCATAGGAAAAATCAATGACTTTACGGTCTTTGTTGAAGGGGGCTTACCGGGAGATAAAATTGAAGTTAGAATTGTTAAGGTAAAGAAAACCTATGGATACGGGAAACTAATTCGTATCATCGAAGCTTCTCCTATGAGAGTTACTCCTGCCTGTCCCCATGCTAAAAGATGCGGGGGATGCCAGATTCAGCATTTTGACTATCAAGCCCAACTGGATTTTAAAAGAAAAAAAGTTGCAGACAATATCGAGCGGATAGGAAAACTTACAGATGTGGTTGTACATCCTACCCTAGGGATGAAAGAACCCTTTTATTATAGAAATAAGGCACAATTTCCGGTAAAAATGAAAGACGGAAAAGTTCAAATAGGTTTTTATGCTCAAAGAAGTCATGACATTGTAGATATCCCCAAATGTTATATACAGGACCCTGTTAATGACGAAATCATTAAGATCATGAGAAATTATATAGAAATTTATAATGTATCTGTTTATGATGAGGAAAATCATAAAGGCCTTATCCGCCATATATTAACAAGAGCAGGTTTTCAAACAAAAGAAGTAATGGTTTGCATTATTATAAATGGAAAAGATATTCCCCATAAGGATAAGCTGATAGCCCAGCTGACCAAAATTCCTAATATGAAGAGCATTGTCCTAAATCACAATACTCAAAAAACCAATGTCATATTAGGAGATAAAATTACGACATTATGGGGACAGGATTATATAACCGACTATATTGGTGATGTAAAATTTGAAATATCTCCTTTGTCGTTTTTTCAAGTAAACCCCATGCAGACAAAGGTGCTTTATGATAAAGCTTTGGAATATGCCCAGCTTAATGGGGACGAAGTCGTATGGGATGCATACTGCGGCATTGGAACGATTTCCTTATTCCTTGCCAAAAAAGCAAAGAAAGTGTACGGTGTTGAAATCGTCGAAGCAGCCATAGAAGATGCAAGAAGAAACGCAAAAATTAATAATATCGATAACGTAGAATTTTTCGTAGGAAAAGCTGAAGAAGTCATCCCTGCACTCTATGAAGAAAAAGGCATCAAAGCGGACGTCATTGTCGTAGATCCTCCAAGAAAAGGCTGCGACGAAGCCCTGCTTGAGACCATGGCAAAAATGGAGCCCAAGCGCATCGTCTATGTCTCCTGCGACCCGGGAACCCTTGCAAGGGACTTAAAAATACTCAGTGAACAAGGATATAAAGTGGAAGAAGCCCAACCAGTAGACATGTTTGCCCATAGCGTACATGTGGAAACGGTAGTGAGACTTTCCCGTAAATAA
- a CDS encoding CDP-alcohol phosphatidyltransferase family protein has protein sequence MANIITSVRSLCSVALLFCTALSPTFYILYLLAGVTDMVDGTVARKTNTVSEFGSKLDTIADFAFVVVCLIKLISVLDIPVWLYLWIGVIAAIKVINLVFGLIEQKKLVAEHTIMNKVTGFMLFILPLILSIADLKYSSIVVCTVATFAAIQEGRFIRSKRRR, from the coding sequence ATGGCAAATATCATAACAAGTGTTAGAAGCCTGTGCAGTGTTGCATTGTTGTTTTGTACAGCACTTTCTCCCACGTTCTATATTCTGTATCTATTGGCAGGGGTCACTGATATGGTTGATGGGACAGTAGCAAGAAAGACAAATACCGTCAGTGAATTTGGCTCTAAGCTAGATACCATTGCAGATTTTGCTTTTGTTGTAGTGTGCCTTATAAAGCTGATTTCAGTATTGGATATTCCAGTGTGGCTTTATTTATGGATCGGTGTAATTGCAGCAATAAAGGTTATCAACTTGGTTTTTGGATTAATTGAACAGAAGAAGCTTGTGGCAGAGCATACCATTATGAATAAAGTTACCGGTTTCATGCTATTTATCCTTCCGCTGATCTTAAGCATTGCCGATTTGAAATACAGTTCAATTGTGGTTTGCACTGTTGCAACATTTGCAGCTATTCAGGAAGGCCGTTTTATTAGAAGCAAGAGAAGGAGATAA
- a CDS encoding GHKL domain-containing protein: MIQEYASDLLLLVNNTVGLFLVIRFLNHLLDKRDIEKIRRRWEKILILIVSVTINILVENLGVSLLWGIIIFFLVGDLFYQGKKHVKLVVAIFIVVFSFAVELTTAVLSGLLFETSILDVRNNVMHLFLGGIISKLLLMLLVEVIIRFRRSNASKISLGSWLLIISIPIISIVLAVISVYEPMINNSASNMSILSCISIIYINLIAFYLFDNIITQIDENHQIRLREEQLLLQQYQYKNIISGHNKVKMIRHDMLGHLIAIDGYLTNNKIEEAKSYIKKLHNELDFSRQGILSENVAVDAIINNRKTIAKELGIEMNHDIMIPQNMKINDMDICVVLGNALNNSIEACQRIGEDIQKYINLKMRYKKEVLLIDVRNPYNIDTIKVRNGHFVSSKPFRRKEEIGTGIGNIKAVAEKYNGLCETEMLSDVFVLKVMIPDKIIGINL; the protein is encoded by the coding sequence ATGATACAAGAATATGCATCAGACTTACTTTTGCTAGTCAATAATACTGTAGGTTTGTTTCTTGTGATTCGTTTTTTGAATCATCTGTTAGATAAAAGAGATATTGAAAAAATAAGGCGAAGATGGGAAAAGATTTTAATTCTCATTGTTTCAGTTACTATTAATATTTTGGTTGAAAACCTTGGGGTAAGTTTGTTATGGGGGATAATTATCTTTTTTCTTGTTGGAGACTTATTTTATCAGGGGAAAAAACATGTAAAATTAGTAGTAGCGATTTTCATCGTAGTATTTTCTTTTGCCGTCGAATTGACAACCGCTGTTTTGTCTGGATTGTTATTTGAGACAAGCATTTTAGATGTTCGAAATAATGTCATGCATCTTTTTTTAGGCGGGATTATTTCAAAGCTTTTGCTCATGCTATTAGTAGAAGTTATTATTAGGTTCAGGAGAAGTAATGCTTCTAAAATATCACTTGGTTCGTGGTTGTTAATCATCTCTATACCCATTATCAGTATTGTATTAGCAGTAATTAGCGTTTACGAACCGATGATTAATAATTCTGCTAGTAATATGTCCATTTTATCTTGTATATCCATTATCTACATCAATCTCATCGCTTTTTATCTTTTTGACAATATCATTACTCAGATTGATGAAAATCATCAGATAAGATTAAGAGAAGAGCAGTTACTATTACAACAGTATCAATATAAAAATATTATATCAGGTCATAATAAAGTAAAAATGATACGTCATGATATGTTAGGGCATTTAATTGCAATCGATGGATATTTGACAAATAATAAAATTGAGGAAGCAAAAAGCTATATTAAAAAGTTGCATAACGAACTTGATTTTTCAAGACAAGGAATATTATCAGAGAATGTTGCTGTGGATGCAATCATCAATAATAGAAAGACTATAGCAAAGGAACTTGGCATTGAAATGAATCATGATATAATGATACCTCAAAACATGAAGATTAATGATATGGATATATGCGTAGTTCTTGGCAATGCTTTAAATAATTCAATTGAGGCTTGCCAACGTATTGGTGAGGATATCCAAAAGTATATTAATTTAAAAATGAGGTATAAAAAAGAGGTACTATTAATTGACGTAAGAAATCCATATAATATCGACACAATTAAAGTGAGAAATGGACATTTTGTGTCGTCAAAGCCATTTAGAAGAAAAGAGGAAATAGGAACAGGTATTGGAAATATCAAAGCAGTCGCAGAGAAATACAATGGATTATGTGAAACAGAGATGCTATCAGATGTCTTTGTTCTTAAAGTGATGATACCTGACAAAATTATAGGCATAAATTTATAA
- a CDS encoding ferritin, translated as MLNPEVAKLLNEQINKEFYSAYLYMAMANYYSDQGLEGFENWFFIQTQEERDHALLFRKYLLNNGEKVVLKEIAAPNVEYENFREPLVQSLEHERYVTDSINRIYEAAYKINDFRTMQFLDWFIKEQGEEEKNADDNIKKYDLFAGDSKGLYMLDNEMKARIYAPPSLVLD; from the coding sequence ATGTTAAATCCAGAGGTAGCGAAACTGTTAAATGAGCAAATTAATAAAGAGTTTTATTCAGCGTATCTGTATATGGCAATGGCAAACTATTATTCAGATCAAGGCCTAGAGGGATTTGAAAACTGGTTTTTCATACAAACCCAGGAAGAACGAGATCATGCATTATTATTTAGAAAGTATCTCTTAAATAATGGTGAAAAAGTTGTTTTAAAAGAAATAGCTGCGCCAAATGTGGAGTATGAAAATTTTAGAGAGCCTTTGGTACAGTCATTAGAACATGAAAGATATGTAACGGATTCTATCAATAGAATCTATGAAGCTGCTTATAAAATAAACGATTTCAGAACAATGCAGTTTCTTGACTGGTTTATAAAGGAGCAGGGAGAAGAAGAAAAAAATGCAGATGACAATATCAAAAAGTATGATCTTTTTGCCGGAGACTCCAAGGGACTATATATGCTGGACAACGAAATGAAAGCAAGAATATATGCTCCACCTTCTTTAGTATTAGATTAA
- a CDS encoding accessory gene regulator B family protein has protein sequence MIKQFAGIITSFLVHENIIRDDDYEIYQYGTEQILINLTMLLVIIIIATIVNMWAETIFFLVSMLPIRAVAGGFHASTPLKCNVLTVSVYILNIIFINFFKNHMTIYILLALLSFVMFSIFRYAPVDHKNKVLHQDEFIIVKKKSRILGMLIIGTCTGVAFAISPTNVFVISTMMGALTASVSLFIGSIIRGGEKYENSGYTS, from the coding sequence ATGATAAAACAATTTGCAGGAATTATAACATCTTTTTTAGTGCACGAAAATATTATTAGGGATGATGATTATGAGATATATCAATATGGAACAGAGCAGATATTAATAAATCTAACGATGTTATTGGTTATTATCATTATTGCTACTATAGTAAATATGTGGGCAGAAACGATATTTTTTCTTGTTAGTATGTTACCAATTCGAGCAGTTGCAGGAGGTTTTCATGCAAGCACACCTCTAAAATGCAATGTTTTAACTGTATCCGTATATATATTAAATATTATTTTTATCAATTTCTTTAAAAATCATATGACTATCTATATACTTCTTGCATTATTGAGCTTTGTGATGTTTAGCATATTTCGATATGCTCCAGTTGATCATAAAAATAAAGTGTTACATCAAGATGAATTTATAATCGTAAAGAAAAAAAGTCGTATTCTTGGAATGCTAATCATTGGAACTTGTACGGGAGTTGCATTTGCAATAAGTCCAACCAATGTCTTTGTAATTAGCACTATGATGGGTGCCTTGACAGCATCTGTTTCATTATTCATAGGAAGTATAATAAGAGGGGGTGAAAAGTATGAAAACAGTGGATATACTTCGTAA
- a CDS encoding S-Ena type endospore appendage: protein MSMQLLTSTPKSCCPAPLECEGNFFIVRRGTIWESYVPVKGTFTFDGSQNTTTATIRIYLFDGKIITRSLLPGQSFVFTGDNIRRIEIYVPNGSSNITFRHCTQELLDSNCKWKDKCCPEYLQCEAAATYNNIPLDENFLLWESTIPVTGSLIINPDAFSGGEINIIIKKFNKPDLTQKIKQGTALHTSDMKALLINIPGAVADPPGISVEFCLIDQVSEKEKC, encoded by the coding sequence ATGTCAATGCAATTATTAACAAGTACTCCTAAATCATGCTGCCCTGCTCCCTTAGAATGTGAAGGTAACTTTTTTATAGTAAGAAGAGGTACAATATGGGAAAGCTATGTGCCGGTTAAAGGAACATTTACCTTTGATGGCAGCCAAAACACCACCACAGCAACAATCAGAATTTATTTATTTGATGGAAAAATAATTACCCGCAGCCTGCTGCCTGGCCAATCTTTTGTATTCACTGGAGATAATATCAGAAGAATTGAGATCTACGTCCCAAACGGTTCCTCAAACATAACATTTAGACATTGCACACAGGAACTATTGGATTCAAACTGTAAATGGAAAGATAAATGCTGTCCTGAATATTTACAATGCGAAGCAGCTGCAACTTATAACAATATCCCTCTTGATGAAAACTTTCTTCTGTGGGAATCAACAATTCCTGTCACAGGATCTTTGATAATTAATCCTGATGCATTTTCAGGAGGAGAAATAAATATCATTATTAAAAAATTTAATAAGCCGGACTTAACACAGAAAATTAAACAAGGTACCGCCCTGCATACATCAGATATGAAAGCACTACTCATCAATATACCAGGTGCCGTGGCAGACCCTCCAGGAATTTCTGTTGAATTCTGTTTAATCGACCAGGTAAGTGAAAAAGAAAAATGTTAG